In one window of Bacteroidales bacterium DNA:
- the fusA gene encoding elongation factor G encodes MPLRKLRNIGIAAHIDAGKTTCTERILFFTGVNRKTGEVHDGQATMDFMKQEQERGITIASAAISCSWNDSQINIIDTPGHVDFTVEVERSLRVIDGMVALFCAVGGVEPQSETVWNQADRYKVPRIAFVNKMDRTGADFNSVVKQLNKNLDAKAIALQLPMGAEDSFVGMIDVIERKAYTFVDKERIESEIPEEYKAAAEEARNIIAEKLADFNEEIMSLFLDEKEIPNELLKNTAREATLKLLITPVFCGAAYKNKGIQLLLDAIVDYLPSPLDKGAIIGTDIDDSEKTRTRNPSAHEPFSALAFKVIHDPFVGQQTFVRIYSGTLKSGLQIMNSTKRKNERIGRILRISAKDREEIFEAGPGDIVALIGMKFTKTGDTLCDMEHPLLLESIHIPQTVVELKIMPPKPKDQQKLGEALGKLVNEDPSFRVRFDEETEETVISGMGELHLEIIIDRLRREFNCEVEVGEPAVAFRETITAEEECDYKYAKQSGGKGQFARTVMRIEPNEGKGFEFIDKIKGGAIPSEYIPSVQKGILKTLEKGIIAGFPVVDVKVVLIDGSFHPVDSSDMAFQTCASICFKQAFIKANPILLEPVMKIEINTPDDYIGDVVGNLNKRRGKIEAMRRFRKGSQKLNGFVPLMEMFGYANQLRNISSGRANYSMEFFQYMPTPKSVQEDVLKKLEEKKKAKA; translated from the coding sequence ATGCCTTTAAGAAAACTTAGAAACATTGGGATTGCTGCACATATTGATGCAGGTAAGACAACATGTACTGAACGTATCCTGTTTTTTACAGGAGTAAATCGAAAAACGGGAGAAGTTCACGATGGACAGGCTACCATGGATTTTATGAAACAGGAACAGGAACGAGGCATTACTATTGCTTCTGCTGCAATATCATGTTCATGGAACGATTCCCAGATAAATATCATTGATACTCCCGGACACGTTGATTTTACTGTAGAAGTAGAAAGATCATTACGCGTTATTGATGGGATGGTTGCTTTATTCTGCGCAGTTGGTGGCGTGGAGCCGCAAAGTGAAACAGTATGGAATCAGGCCGACAGGTACAAAGTTCCCCGTATCGCTTTTGTAAATAAAATGGACCGTACAGGAGCTGACTTTAATAGCGTGGTAAAGCAGTTAAATAAAAACCTCGATGCTAAAGCAATTGCACTACAACTACCAATGGGCGCTGAAGATAGTTTCGTTGGGATGATTGATGTTATTGAGCGTAAAGCATACACATTTGTAGATAAAGAACGTATCGAATCGGAAATTCCTGAAGAATATAAAGCTGCTGCTGAAGAAGCAAGAAATATAATTGCTGAAAAACTAGCTGATTTTAATGAAGAAATCATGTCACTTTTCCTTGATGAAAAAGAAATTCCAAATGAATTATTAAAAAATACAGCTCGTGAAGCAACATTAAAACTACTGATAACACCGGTATTTTGTGGCGCTGCATATAAAAATAAAGGCATTCAGCTTTTACTTGATGCGATTGTGGATTATTTACCATCACCCCTGGATAAAGGCGCAATTATCGGAACAGATATAGATGATTCGGAAAAAACACGTACAAGAAATCCTTCTGCTCATGAACCTTTTTCTGCTCTTGCGTTTAAAGTGATACACGACCCATTTGTTGGACAACAAACTTTCGTAAGAATTTATTCAGGAACACTGAAAAGTGGATTACAAATTATGAATTCCACGAAAAGAAAAAATGAACGGATCGGACGAATTCTTAGGATTAGCGCAAAAGACAGGGAAGAAATTTTTGAAGCCGGTCCCGGCGATATTGTTGCATTGATTGGAATGAAATTCACTAAAACAGGCGACACTTTATGCGATATGGAACACCCGCTTTTACTAGAATCTATTCATATTCCTCAAACTGTTGTTGAATTAAAAATAATGCCGCCCAAACCCAAAGATCAGCAGAAACTTGGTGAAGCTCTTGGAAAACTAGTAAATGAGGACCCTTCTTTCAGGGTACGTTTTGATGAAGAAACTGAAGAAACAGTTATTTCAGGAATGGGCGAACTGCATCTTGAAATTATTATCGATAGGTTACGACGTGAATTTAATTGTGAAGTTGAAGTTGGCGAACCTGCTGTTGCATTCAGAGAAACAATAACAGCAGAAGAAGAATGCGATTATAAATATGCTAAACAATCAGGTGGTAAAGGACAATTCGCACGTACAGTAATGAGAATTGAACCAAACGAAGGAAAAGGATTTGAATTTATTGATAAAATCAAAGGTGGTGCAATTCCATCGGAATACATTCCTTCGGTTCAGAAAGGAATTTTAAAAACACTGGAAAAAGGCATTATTGCAGGGTTCCCGGTTGTTGATGTAAAAGTGGTATTAATTGACGGCTCCTTCCACCCTGTTGATTCATCAGATATGGCTTTCCAGACATGTGCTTCCATATGTTTTAAACAAGCTTTCATTAAAGCAAATCCAATTCTTTTAGAACCGGTAATGAAAATCGAAATCAACACACCTGACGATTATATTGGCGATGTAGTTGGTAATTTAAATAAACGTCGTGGTAAAATTGAAGCCATGCGCCGTTTCCGTAAAGGTTCACAAAAATTAAACGGATTTGTTCCATTAATGGAAATGTTTGGATATGCTAATCAGTTAAGGAATATATCCAGTGGTAGAGCAAATTATTCAATGGAATTCTTTCAATACATGCCCACACCAAAAAGTGTACAGGAAGACGTATTAAAGAAACTGGAAGAAAAGAAAAAAGCAAAAGCTTAA